From Candidatus Thermoplasmatota archaeon, one genomic window encodes:
- a CDS encoding type II/IV secretion system ATPase subunit, producing MIINCRNCSIGNSTIFDETCRSNIFKILKTEHGLDRLILNHALVKVFVGKELEILKDLTDYIASIEIYEDIKLPTGNFEKCKKCNSERRNFLKTTIEISQKDPFLGLKRFEQILKTDDPKDKKCEECKIKYHGLISEIISKAEFKKHIIEKDIDSNFFYTNYIRSYVRPGFIDSYIQLEPPPDAVFLKSYEVQRRGGRPIDISLYVLRTKPEKLYFVVPPEYDLPLTELYLLENVRSYLSHHRPKDASFMDSETARDYFQRLGKQVITKFIKEHNLDIKTSRVDYLADIFARYTAGFGILEDILLDPNIQDIYVNAPVTNNPLHLVLDGEEYTSNVYLSVGDIDALASRFRTLSGRAFSEASPVLDMDLESYHTRVAAISNPLTPRGIAFALRKHRQKPWTLAHFIDNGMISPLAAGFLSFLVDGQASMLIAGSRGSGKTSLLSALMLEIPQRFRILTIEDTAEIPVDNLQKIGYKIQSLITKSISSGSGSSEVDPADALRTALRLGESVLILGEVRGVEAKVLFEAMRVGAAGNLIMGTIHGSTTRDVYERVVYDIGVPPTSFKAVDAVVIAAPIRAEGGIERKRRVTQISEITKTGWSVNPDPDKIFQDIMVYNTVKDDLTSTNLLDMGQSQIIKNIAKKWGITVEKAIQNIRLRTEIKQAIVEHGERNKELLEAPSVRDANNAFWMFIEESKSRNKEVDYRKVRNKWMRWFNNYIGRTQT from the coding sequence TTGATAATAAATTGTAGAAACTGTAGCATAGGAAACTCCACGATATTCGACGAAACATGTAGATCAAACATCTTCAAAATTCTAAAAACAGAACATGGTTTAGATAGGCTCATCCTCAACCATGCCCTTGTTAAGGTTTTTGTTGGTAAAGAACTAGAAATTTTAAAGGATTTAACAGATTACATAGCAAGTATAGAAATATATGAAGACATAAAACTGCCTACTGGAAATTTTGAAAAATGCAAAAAATGTAACTCAGAAAGACGAAACTTCTTAAAAACAACAATTGAGATATCACAAAAAGATCCATTCCTTGGATTAAAAAGATTTGAACAAATATTAAAAACCGATGACCCAAAAGATAAAAAATGCGAAGAATGTAAAATAAAATACCACGGATTGATATCTGAGATCATTTCAAAAGCAGAATTCAAAAAACACATCATAGAAAAAGATATAGATAGTAATTTTTTTTATACAAACTATATACGATCGTATGTTAGACCAGGTTTTATAGATTCGTATATTCAACTTGAACCTCCACCTGATGCTGTTTTCTTGAAGTCCTATGAAGTTCAGCGTAGGGGTGGGCGACCTATTGATATATCTTTGTATGTGTTAAGAACAAAACCTGAGAAACTATATTTTGTTGTTCCACCTGAGTATGATTTACCGTTGACAGAGCTTTATCTTTTGGAAAATGTTAGATCCTATCTTTCTCACCATAGACCTAAAGATGCTTCTTTTATGGATTCTGAGACAGCTAGGGATTATTTCCAGCGTTTAGGCAAACAGGTTATTACAAAATTCATTAAGGAACATAACCTTGATATTAAAACTAGTAGAGTAGATTATTTAGCTGATATTTTCGCTCGTTATACAGCAGGTTTTGGTATACTTGAGGATATTCTTTTAGACCCGAATATCCAGGATATCTATGTTAACGCCCCTGTGACAAATAATCCTTTACATCTTGTGCTTGATGGTGAGGAGTACACATCCAATGTTTATTTATCTGTTGGTGACATTGATGCGCTTGCATCTAGGTTCAGAACCTTAAGTGGTAGAGCGTTTTCAGAGGCGTCACCGGTTTTGGATATGGATCTTGAGAGTTATCATACGCGTGTTGCAGCTATCTCTAATCCTCTTACTCCACGTGGTATAGCTTTTGCTTTGAGAAAACATCGTCAGAAACCATGGACTCTAGCGCATTTTATTGATAACGGTATGATTTCTCCTTTGGCTGCTGGTTTTCTTAGTTTTCTTGTTGACGGTCAAGCCTCTATGCTCATAGCTGGTAGTAGGGGCTCAGGTAAAACATCATTGCTTAGTGCGCTTATGTTGGAGATACCTCAGCGTTTTAGAATTTTAACCATTGAGGATACAGCAGAGATACCTGTTGATAATCTACAAAAAATCGGCTACAAAATCCAGTCGCTTATCACAAAATCTATCTCTTCTGGGTCTGGTTCTAGTGAGGTTGATCCAGCTGATGCTCTTAGAACAGCTCTTCGCCTAGGTGAATCTGTCCTCATCCTGGGTGAGGTCAGAGGTGTTGAAGCAAAGGTTTTATTTGAAGCTATGAGGGTTGGAGCAGCAGGTAACCTAATCATGGGAACAATACATGGTTCTACAACCAGGGATGTTTATGAGAGGGTGGTATATGACATAGGTGTTCCACCTACATCATTCAAAGCAGTTGACGCAGTTGTTATAGCAGCACCAATAAGAGCAGAGGGAGGCATTGAAAGAAAAAGAAGAGTAACCCAGATATCAGAGATTACAAAAACAGGTTGGTCAGTAAACCCTGATCCAGACAAAATATTCCAGGATATAATGGTTTACAACACAGTGAAAGACGATCTTACATCAACAAACCTATTGGACATGGGGCAGTCCCAGATAATAAAGAACATAGCAAAAAAATGGGGGATAACAGTAGAAAAAGCTATACAAAACATCAGGCTTAGAACAGAGATAAAACAGGCTATAGTAGAACATGGTGAAAGAAACAAGGAGTTGTTAGAAGCCCCTTCGGTTAGAGATGCAAACAATGCTTTTTGGATGTTTATTGAAGAAAGCAAAAGTCGTAACAAAGAAGTAGATTACAGAAAAGTTCGAAATAAATGGATGAGATGGTTTAATAACTACATTGGAAGAACACAAACATGA
- a CDS encoding ATP-binding protein, translated as MKDNFLDEENRSEKCYVLGRKEGGKQGLLKIGRYYALDSSLGTDVYVDVLHPHIILICGKRGYGKSYTAGVFIEEIGNLEKELRENLGVVVFDTLGIFWTMSHENKLEKDKLEMWGMEPKNLDVLLMVPKKYVEEYKNNGIAASGFSLRVAELSSHHWLQLFDVKSTEPFGIALTRAVQKMQSISDHFSINDLLNCIRNDERWDDHVKGVAENLLSMAESWGVFDENGVLINDLVSGGRITILDVSHLADTNLKSIVISVVAEKIFEERVKERKIHEQEKMGISRRRKGIPMVWLFIDEAQLFLPNDKQILSKDILINSWMRQGRQPGLSLVMATQRPSALESEVLSHSDIIICHRLTTQEDIDALSRIRPTYMHGDIKESVQKIGDEKGVALLIDDNSESIHIVKIRPRLSWHGGSESLVMEPVQK; from the coding sequence TTGAAAGACAATTTTTTAGATGAAGAAAATAGATCAGAAAAATGCTATGTATTAGGTAGAAAAGAAGGGGGAAAACAGGGTTTATTAAAAATTGGCAGATATTATGCCTTAGACTCTTCTCTTGGAACAGATGTTTACGTCGATGTTCTTCATCCTCACATTATTCTTATATGTGGTAAAAGGGGTTATGGGAAATCTTATACCGCAGGGGTTTTCATAGAAGAGATAGGAAATCTTGAAAAAGAACTTAGAGAAAATCTGGGAGTAGTAGTTTTTGATACCCTTGGCATATTCTGGACGATGAGTCATGAAAATAAATTAGAAAAAGATAAACTTGAAATGTGGGGCATGGAACCAAAAAATCTAGATGTACTGCTTATGGTTCCTAAAAAATATGTTGAGGAATATAAAAACAATGGTATAGCTGCATCTGGTTTTTCTCTTAGGGTCGCTGAGTTGTCTTCTCATCATTGGTTACAGCTTTTCGATGTTAAATCCACTGAGCCTTTTGGTATTGCTTTGACAAGGGCTGTTCAAAAAATGCAATCAATATCAGATCATTTTTCTATAAATGATTTATTAAACTGTATCAGGAATGATGAAAGATGGGATGATCATGTTAAGGGTGTTGCTGAGAATTTGTTGTCTATGGCTGAGTCATGGGGTGTTTTTGATGAAAATGGTGTTTTGATTAATGATCTTGTGAGCGGGGGACGTATCACCATATTGGATGTTAGTCATCTAGCTGATACCAATCTCAAGAGTATTGTTATTTCAGTTGTTGCAGAAAAAATTTTTGAGGAACGAGTAAAAGAACGAAAAATCCATGAGCAAGAAAAAATGGGTATATCCCGTAGGAGAAAAGGCATTCCTATGGTTTGGTTGTTTATTGATGAAGCACAACTTTTTCTACCAAATGATAAACAAATTCTGAGTAAAGATATTCTTATAAATTCATGGATGCGGCAGGGTAGGCAACCTGGTCTTTCTCTTGTTATGGCTACGCAGCGTCCTAGCGCCCTAGAATCAGAGGTTTTGTCCCATAGTGATATAATTATTTGTCATAGGCTTACTACCCAAGAGGACATTGATGCGTTAAGCAGGATAAGACCAACATATATGCATGGTGATATTAAAGAATCAGTTCAAAAGATAGGTGATGAAAAAGGTGTGGCTCTGCTAATAGATGATAACTCCGAGTCAATACATATAGTAAAGATAAGACCCCGTTTAAGCTGGCATGGTGGCTCTGAGTCCCTAGTTATGGAACCTGTTCAGAAATGA
- a CDS encoding molybdopterin-dependent oxidoreductase, producing MNGERDKADIYTKYIAILLAMIFIIAGCIYIYVNLPRGEEKHEEPTPTEEILLTIVFGSKYFNYSLDDLMDFEVVTGRGGYKRQDGTIIGPNNYTGVSLLEILDSIDSMPENYTIEAFAKDDRYFDYSIDEINGHVMIYNESGNETGIGNLTMIISYKENNVLLNESLGGPLKIVFVDEVGSITDSSLWAKWLVKIEIIT from the coding sequence ATGAACGGGGAACGAGACAAGGCTGATATTTATACAAAATATATAGCAATTTTACTTGCGATGATTTTTATTATAGCTGGTTGCATTTATATTTATGTTAATCTACCGAGAGGCGAAGAAAAACATGAAGAACCAACACCTACCGAGGAGATATTACTAACAATAGTTTTCGGTTCTAAATATTTTAATTACTCTCTAGATGATTTAATGGATTTTGAAGTTGTAACAGGACGAGGTGGTTATAAAAGGCAAGATGGAACTATTATCGGTCCAAACAATTATACAGGCGTATCATTACTTGAAATCTTAGATTCTATAGATTCAATGCCAGAGAATTATACGATTGAGGCATTTGCTAAGGATGATCGATATTTTGATTATTCAATAGATGAGATAAACGGCCATGTTATGATATATAATGAATCTGGGAATGAAACTGGCATCGGTAATCTCACTATGATCATCTCATACAAGGAGAACAATGTGCTTCTGAATGAATCTCTCGGCGGTCCATTAAAAATTGTTTTTGTAGATGAAGTTGGATCTATAACAGATTCATCGCTATGGGCAAAATGGCTTGTTAAAATAGAGATAATTACATAG
- a CDS encoding DUF5654 family protein has product MVTIKEIKSTIAVSLAAAFGFIIALIWKDIIIGAMKLAGLWQEGGFPDMMSLIYGIIMGLVITVVSVLGIVYISKWGGVAQK; this is encoded by the coding sequence ATGGTAACCATTAAGGAAATAAAGAGCACAATAGCAGTATCACTAGCTGCAGCATTCGGTTTCATCATAGCTCTGATATGGAAAGATATTATAATCGGAGCCATGAAATTAGCTGGACTGTGGCAAGAAGGCGGATTCCCAGATATGATGTCCCTTATTTATGGGATAATCATGGGATTAGTAATTACGGTGGTCTCCGTATTGGGTATTGTCTATATATCAAAATGGGGTGGCGTAGCGCAAAAGTAA
- a CDS encoding HNH endonuclease: protein MQKYDWSMGKIWDDTPKRKSVKTSIKKEVIARQKYHCYKCKELLPATYHIHHKKSVSSGGSNRVSNLIALCPNCHADIHHKKRVGTKRKSIHKKKSSRKNRSKTSYDYSISRVEMPKVKFPKYKW, encoded by the coding sequence ATGCAAAAATATGATTGGTCAATGGGTAAAATTTGGGATGATACGCCAAAAAGAAAATCAGTTAAAACCTCAATAAAAAAGGAGGTTATTGCCCGACAGAAATATCATTGCTATAAATGTAAAGAATTACTACCAGCTACCTATCATATACATCATAAAAAATCAGTATCTAGTGGGGGCTCAAATAGAGTTAGTAATTTGATAGCCCTCTGTCCTAATTGTCATGCAGATATTCATCATAAGAAACGTGTCGGAACTAAAAGGAAATCAATTCACAAGAAAAAAAGTTCAAGAAAAAATAGGTCAAAAACCTCTTATGATTATAGTATTTCCAGAGTAGAAATGCCAAAAGTTAAGTTTCCAAAATATAAATGGTGA
- a CDS encoding tyrosine-type recombinase/integrase, giving the protein MGDLNKLKAFEKYLLSNNKSKETIQSYIRTIKQFLDLVNKLPEQICKEDIEKYKYWAHEIKHYDRNSLTPKYCAIKSYLELLEIPDKELKSYKLSPPKIEVKPKTPLTRQEIQKLFEITKDNLLDHAILKTLYYSTIRRKELCNLNIQDIDFQRQKIRTISKGGHYDERNLHPDALKVIGDYLVLRNQPKDGHENALFLNTEGERIGKTYLSTMINKYTKEAGITKRVYPHLFRASSITHMHNAGASIPEIMAQSKHRSVDTLVKHYICPSEERFKEVYLNTLSFNTIFRDQKHSEPATQITNLRQQLIRKLANGEITNEAFLQAIRVLNPEGIEESKGYS; this is encoded by the coding sequence GTGGGTGATTTAAACAAACTAAAAGCTTTTGAAAAATACCTTCTTTCAAACAACAAATCAAAAGAAACCATTCAAAGCTATATTCGAACCATTAAACAATTCCTTGATCTGGTTAACAAATTGCCTGAACAAATCTGTAAAGAAGATATTGAAAAATACAAGTACTGGGCACATGAAATAAAGCATTACGATAGAAATTCTTTGACACCGAAATATTGTGCAATCAAATCATATTTAGAATTACTAGAGATACCGGATAAAGAATTAAAATCATACAAATTAAGTCCACCAAAAATAGAAGTAAAACCAAAAACACCACTAACAAGACAAGAAATACAGAAACTCTTTGAGATTACTAAAGACAACTTGTTAGATCATGCTATTCTCAAAACACTTTACTATTCAACAATACGCAGAAAAGAACTCTGTAATCTCAACATTCAAGATATTGATTTCCAACGACAGAAAATCAGAACCATCAGCAAAGGAGGACACTACGATGAACGAAATCTTCATCCTGATGCACTCAAAGTAATTGGAGATTATCTTGTACTTCGAAATCAACCTAAAGACGGCCATGAAAACGCATTATTTCTCAATACTGAAGGTGAACGAATCGGTAAAACCTACCTGAGCACTATGATTAATAAATATACCAAAGAAGCAGGTATAACCAAGCGAGTCTATCCTCATCTATTTCGTGCTTCAAGTATCACCCATATGCACAACGCAGGTGCAAGTATCCCCGAGATTATGGCACAAAGCAAGCATCGAAGTGTCGACACTCTGGTTAAACACTATATTTGTCCCTCGGAAGAACGTTTCAAAGAGGTGTACTTGAATACACTTTCATTCAACACAATATTCAGAGATCAAAAACATTCTGAACCAGCAACTCAAATCACTAACCTTCGTCAACAATTGATCCGAAAATTAGCAAACGGCGAAATCACAAACGAAGCATTTCTGCAAGCAATACGTGTTTTAAATCCAGAAGGAATAGAAGAATCAAAAGGATACTCATAA
- a CDS encoding PLP-dependent aminotransferase family protein, translated as MFNPSRLYSDRAGKMRKSEIRELLKVTQDPEIISFAGGLPNPKSFPIKDLQVIINNVLKTCGPTALQYGTTHGVNELREMIAERASKDGINATLDNIIIMSGSQQALDSVGKIFLNPGDTAIVELPSYLGGINAFRSYEANLIGIPMDKDGMNIDLLEETIKKSLKEEICLKFIYTVPTFQNPAGVVMPESRRKKLIDVATEYDLLIIEDDPYSKLRFDIPPVKPIKAFDDEDRVIYISTFSKILAPGFRLAWVVASDDILRKIALCKQALDLCTNTFTQFIACEFMKSGSMDLHIMRICEMYKPKRDIMMNSIEKYFPDGYVCNKPNGGMFAWVTLPEGIDTEIMFLDALKEKVAYVHGKAFHVDGGGGRSMRLNFSYSTNEQIEEGIKRLGGVIAKKLETRMA; from the coding sequence ATGTTCAATCCTAGCAGGTTGTATTCAGATAGAGCAGGAAAAATGCGTAAGTCAGAGATACGTGAACTGCTGAAAGTTACCCAGGACCCAGAGATTATCTCTTTCGCTGGCGGTTTACCTAACCCAAAATCTTTTCCGATAAAGGATTTACAGGTGATTATAAACAATGTGTTAAAAACATGTGGCCCTACCGCTCTTCAATATGGTACAACACATGGGGTCAACGAGTTACGTGAAATGATTGCAGAGCGTGCATCTAAAGACGGGATTAACGCAACTCTTGATAACATAATAATTATGAGTGGATCACAGCAGGCATTGGATTCTGTTGGTAAAATTTTTCTAAACCCAGGGGATACCGCGATTGTAGAATTACCTTCTTACCTAGGTGGCATTAACGCTTTTAGAAGCTACGAGGCTAACCTAATAGGAATCCCCATGGACAAAGACGGCATGAATATAGATTTACTAGAGGAGACCATTAAAAAATCTTTGAAAGAAGAGATTTGTCTAAAGTTCATTTACACTGTTCCAACCTTTCAGAACCCAGCTGGTGTAGTGATGCCAGAATCAAGGAGAAAAAAACTCATTGATGTTGCAACTGAATATGATCTATTAATCATTGAAGACGACCCCTATAGTAAACTCCGTTTTGATATACCTCCAGTGAAACCTATAAAGGCTTTTGATGACGAAGACCGCGTGATTTACATATCCACTTTTTCAAAGATACTCGCCCCTGGTTTCCGTCTCGCATGGGTCGTTGCCTCCGACGACATTCTGAGGAAGATAGCCTTATGCAAACAAGCCCTTGATCTTTGTACAAATACTTTCACCCAGTTTATAGCATGTGAATTTATGAAAAGCGGTTCTATGGATCTGCACATAATGAGAATTTGTGAGATGTACAAACCAAAACGGGATATTATGATGAACTCTATTGAGAAATATTTCCCAGATGGTTATGTTTGCAATAAACCAAACGGAGGTATGTTTGCCTGGGTTACTCTACCAGAGGGTATAGACACAGAGATTATGTTCCTGGATGCACTTAAAGAGAAGGTTGCTTACGTACATGGCAAAGCGTTTCATGTTGATGGTGGTGGCGGTAGATCTATGCGACTTAACTTTTCCTATTCCACAAACGAACAGATAGAAGAAGGCATTAAAAGACTGGGTGGTGTCATAGCTAAAAAACTTGAGACTAGAATGGCCTAA